One Benincasa hispida cultivar B227 chromosome 5, ASM972705v1, whole genome shotgun sequence genomic window carries:
- the LOC120077111 gene encoding uncharacterized protein LOC120077111, whose amino-acid sequence MESNLDCFLHCTTPVVQSQFLPKTEIRNLNRLWHPWEREKVEYFTLGDLWKCFDEWSAYGAKVPITLNNGETLTQYYVPYLSAIQIFTGFRVETESGDGDTRDFYSDCCSEESDSDKLWRWDGTGSTSSEDGGSEQEALLHLNDRLGYLYFQFFEKSTPYGRVPLLDKINGLARRFPGLMTLRSVDLSPASWMAVSWYPIYHIPMGRTIKDLSTCFLTYHTLSSSFQDMEMEEEEKGGGMKRRQRREVGEGISVTAFGVVTYKMQGSLWVAGNGGRDQERLVSLSSVAESWLKQLRVQHHDFNYFTGLRRG is encoded by the exons ATGGAGTCCAATTTGGATTGTTTTCTCCATTGTACAACACCAGTGGTTCAATCCCAATTCCTCCCAAAG ACAGAAATCAGGAATCTCAATCGTCTATGGCATCCATGGGAGAGAGAAAAAGTAGAATATTTCACTCTAGGTGATCTCTGGAAATGCTTCGATGAATGGAGTGCTTATGGAGCCAAAGTTCCAATCACTTTAAACAATGGAGAGACATTAACTCAATATTATGTCCCCTATCTCTCCGCTATTCAAATCTTCACTGGTTTTAG GGTGGAAACAGAGTCTGGTGATGGAGATACAAGGGATTTCTATAGTGATTGTTGTAGTGAAGAGAGTGATAGTGATAAACTATGGAGATGGGATGGaactggaagtacttcttctgAAGATGGAGGATCTGAACAAGAAGCACTTTTGCATCTAAATGATCGATTAGGGTACCTTTACTTTCAGTTCTTTGAGAAATCAACTCCATATGGAAGAGTCCCTTTACTGGATAAG ATCAATGGATTAGCTCGAAGATTCCCAGGTTTGATGACACTTAGAAGTGTGGATCTGTCGCCAGCAAGCTGGATGGCTGTGTCATG GTACCCAATTTATCATATTCCCATGGGAAGAACCATCAAGGACTTGTCCACTTGTTTCCTCACTTATCACACTCTCTCATCTTCATTTCAAG ATATGGAGatggaggaggaggagaagGGGGGAGGAATGAAGAGGCGACAAAGGAGGGAAGTAGGGGAAGGGATATCGGTGACAGCATTCGGGGTGGTGACGTACAAGATGCAGGGGAGCCTATGGGTGGCGGGCAATGGTGGTCGGGACCAGGAGAGGTTGGTGTCGTTGTCGAGCGTGGCGGAATCATGGCTAAAGCAGTTGAGGGTCCAACACCATGACTTCAATTACTTCACAGGTCTTCGCCGTGGCTAA